In one Excalfactoria chinensis isolate bCotChi1 chromosome 17, bCotChi1.hap2, whole genome shotgun sequence genomic region, the following are encoded:
- the SLC25A10 gene encoding mitochondrial dicarboxylate carrier, producing MAERRVSRWYFGGIASCGAACCTHPLDLLKVHLQTQQEVKMRMMGMALRVIRTDGVLALYNGLSASLCRQMTYSLTRFAIYETARDHLGRGSQGPPPFYQKVLLGAVGGFTGGFVGTPADMVNVRMQNDVKQPAHLRRNYSHALDGMYRVLREEGLKKLFSGATMASSRGALVTVGQLSCYDQAKQLVLTTGLLSDNIFTHFLASFIAGGCATFLCQPLDVLKTRLMNSQGEYRGVVHCAMETAKLGPLAFYKGFVPAAIRLIPHTVLTFVFLEQLRKYLGIKVIT from the exons ATGGCGGAGCGGCGCGTGTCGCGGTGGTACTTCGGCGGGATCGCGTCGTGCGGAGCCGCGTGCTGCACCCACCCGCTCGACCTGCTCAAG GTCCACCTGCAGACGCAGCAGGAGGTGAAGATGCGGATGATGGGGATGGCGCTGCGTGTGATCCGCACCGACGGCGTCCTGGCGCTGTACAACGGGCTGAGCGCATCGCTGTGCCGCCAG ATGACGTACTCCCTGACCCGCTTCGCCATCTATGAGACTGCGAGGGACCACTTGGGCCGCGGCAGCCAGGGACCTCCCCCCTTCTATCAGAAAGTGCTGCTGGGAGCGGTGGGAG GCTTCACTGGTGGCTTTGTGGGGACCCCAGCGGACATGGTGAATGTCAG GATGCAGAACGATGTCAAGCAGCCGGCCCACCTGCGGCGGAA CTATTCCCATGCCCTGGATGGCATGTACCGAGTCCTGCGGGAAG AGGGCTTGAAGAAGCTGTTCTCAGGAGCAACGATGGCATCCAGCCGAGGGGCCCTGGTCACCGTGGGGCAG ctctcctgttATGACCAAGCCAAGCAGCTCGTCCTCACCACCGGGCTGCTGTCGGACAACATCTTCACTCACTTCCTGGCCAGCTTcattgct GGCGGATGTGCCACATTCCTGTGCCAGCCCCTGGATGTGCTGAAGACGCGCCTCATGAACTCCCAGGGCGAGTACCGG GGCGTTGTACACTGTGCCATGGAGACTGCCAAGCTTGGCCCACTCGCCTTCTACAAG GGCTTCGTTCCCGCTGCCATTCGCCTCATTCCTCACACCGTCCTTACCTTTGTCTTCCTGGAACAGCTGCGAAAATACCTTGGGATCAAAGTGATCACCTGA
- the HGS gene encoding hepatocyte growth factor-regulated tyrosine kinase substrate isoform X1 translates to MGRGGGTFERLLDKATSQLLLETDWESILQICDMIRQGDTQAKYAVNAIKKKVNDKNPHVALYALEVMESVVKNCGQTVHDEVANKQTMEELKEILKRQVETSVRSKILNLIQAWAHAFRNEPKYKVVQDTYQIMKVEGHVFPEFKESDAMFAAERAPDWVDAEECHRCRVQFGVVTRKHHCRACGQIFCGKCSSKYSTIPKFGIEKEVRVCEPCYEHLNKKAEGKAAAASELPPEYLTSPLSQQSQLPPKRDETALQEEEELQLAIALSQSEAEEKERMRQKTSYSMYPKAEPTPVTSSAPPVGTLYSPPVNSSAPLAEDIEPELARYLNRNYWEKKQEEVRKSPTPSAPLSLTEPVAQPGEAHPAPLSVVEQQYQNGESEENHEQFLKALQNAVTTFVNRMKSNHMRGRSITNDSAVLSLFQSINNMHPQLLELLNQLDERRMYYESLQDKLAQIRDARGALNALREEHREKVRRAAEEAERQRQIQLAQKLEIMRQKKQEYLEMQRQLAIQRLQEQEKERQMRLEQQKQTIQMRAQMPAFSLPYAQLQAMPAASGVIYQPSGPTSFPGTFSPAGSVEGSPMHSVYMNQAAQGSTGPYTAMPVTGTDPNVVNAYMYQPGAGSGQAAQQGQAVPTTTPAYSSYQPAATQGYQNAASQSQSIPAISQAPQSGAVGYMGSQSVSMGYQPYGMQGLMSALPGQEAALSSLPAQQSYLPGQQPLYQQMAPAGGPPQQQQQPQPTPAPVQQPQGSGEAQLISFD, encoded by the exons ATGGGGCGCGGCGGCGGCACCTTCGAGCGGCTTTTGG ACAAGGCCACGAGCCAACTCCTGCTGGAGACGGACTGGGAATCCATCCTGCAGATCTGCGACATGATCCGCCAGGGAGACACCCA AGCAAAATACGCCGTCAACGCCATCAAGAAGAAGGTCAACGACAAGAATCCCCACGTGGCGCTCTACGCGCTGGAG GTCATGGAGTCTGTGGTTAAAAACTGTGGCCAGACAGTTCACGATGAGGTagccaacaaacaaacaatggaggaactgaaagaaatactcAAG agACAAGTGGAAACAAGTGTCCGCAGTAAGATTCTGAACCTTATCCAGGCCTGGGCTCACGCCTTCCGCAACGAGCCCAAGTACAAGGTGGTGCAGGACACCTATCAGATAATGAAGGTTGAAG GTCATGTGTTTCCAGAGTTCAAGGAAAGTGATGCCATGTTTGCTGCAGAAAGG GCTCCAGACTGGGTGGATGCTGAGGAGTGTCACAGGTGTCGAGTGCAGTTTGGTGTGGTGACACGGAAG catcactgcagggCCTGTGGGCAGATCTTCTGTGGCAAGTGTTCCTCCAAGTATTCCACCATCCCCAAGTTCGGGATTGAGAAGGAAGTGAGAGTGTGTGAGCCCTGTTACGAGCATCTCAACAA gaaagctgagggtaaagctgctgctgcctctgaacTGCCCCCTGAGTACTTGACCAGCCCCCTCTCTCAGCAGTCCCAG CTGCCCCCAAAGCGTGATGAGACAGCTctgcaagaagaggaagagctcCAGCTAGCCATTGCCTTATCTCAGTCAGAGGCCGAGGAGAAGGAGAGGATG AGGCAGAAGACAAGTTACTCCATGTACCCGAAGGCTGAGCCCACACCCGTCACATCATCAGCTCCGCCAGTGGGCACGCTCTATTCCCCACCTGTG AATTCTTCTGCTCCCCTGGCTGAGGACATTGAGCCTGAG CTGGCTCGGTACCTGAACCGCAACTactgggagaagaaacaagAGGAAGTTCGCAAGAGCCCCACCCCATCAGCACCTCTGTCTCTCACAGAACCAGTTGCTCAGCCTGGGGAAGCCCACCCTGCCCCACTCAGTGTTGTTGAG CAGCAGTACCAGAATGGTGAGTCGGAGGAGAACCACGAGCAGTTTCTGAAGGCTCTGCAAAATGCGGTCACCACGTTTGTCAACCGCATGAAGAGTAACCACATGCGAGGCCGCAGCATCACCAACGACTCTGCCGTATTGTCCCTCTTCCAGTCCATTAACAACATGCAcccccagctgctggagctgctcaaCCAGCTGGATGAGCGCAGAA tgTACTATGAAAGCCTGCAGGACAAACTGGCCCAGATCCGGGATGCGCGTGGTGCTCTGAATGCACTGCGGGAGGAGCATCGGGAGAAGGTGCGGCgtgcagcagaggaagcagagcGCCAGCGCCAGATCCAGCTGGCCCAGAAGCTGGAGAtaatgagacagaaaaagcag GAGTACCTGGAGATGCAGCGTCAGTTGGCCATCCAGCGACTGCAAGAGCAGGAGAAGGAGAGGCAGATGCGCCTGGAACAGCAGAAGCAGACCATCCAGATGAGAGCCCAGATGCCAGCTTTCTCACTGCCTTATGCCCAG CTCCAGGCCATGCCAGCAGCCAGTGGAGTGATCTACCAGCCCTCTGGGCCCACTAGCTTCCCCGGCACCTTCAGCCCCGCTGGCTCTGTGGAGGGCTCTCCCATGCACAGTGTATACATGAACCAGGCAGCACAGGGGAGCACAGGACCATATACAGCAATGCCTGTCACTGGGACAG ATCCCAATGTGGTGAATGCCTACATGTACCAACCAGGGGCAGGCAGCGGGCAGGCGGCTCAGCAGGGGCAGGCAGTGCCCACTACAACCCCAGCATACTCGTCCTATCAGCCAGCTGCAACACAGGGCTACCAG AATGCAGCATCGCAGTCACAGAGCATCCCTGCCATCTCGCAGGCTCCTCAGTCAGGGGCTGTGGGCTACATGGGAAGCCAGTCGGTCTCCATGGGGTACCAGCCCTATGGCATGCAG GGCCTCATGTCGGCGCTGCCAGGCCaagaagcagcactgagcagcctgcCCGCACAGCAGTCCTACCTGCCTGGCCAGCAGCCCCTGTACCAGCAG ATGGCCCCGGCCGGAGggcccccccagcagcagcagcagcctcagcccaCGCCGGCACCGGTGCAGCAGCCGCAGGGCAGCGGAGAGGCCCAGCTCATCTCGTTTGACTGA
- the LOC140260144 gene encoding uncharacterized protein isoform X1: protein MSVRSQAVNRSLSTTMTELEFEAPRETPVTRRGHAAPSQAVTPNRDQPPHPAPSFPSDRSLSEIREYVHKFRGTTMSFKKPQRFHLRLGGLEGSFYEGQEELKEYCEVLYLKKPTRMEVVGTVDDVPCLAMGQQLVILVAETKEVYAYEEDTLHKVAKNMDEFLDIGLQNLGKEVYYCGENVVALSEKERDRDPTIQQLRQSAQRFLESGKKEFQHVLGSLEKKSLVAH, encoded by the exons ATGTCCGTGCGGTCACAAGCCGTTAACAGGTCACTGAG CACCACGATGACTGAACTGGAGTTTGAGGCCCCACGGGAAACTCCAGTCACCAGACGGGGTCACGCAGCTCCATCCCAGGCTGTAACTCCGAACAGGGACCAGCCGCCTCACCCAGCTCCCAGTTTCCCTTCAGATCGCAGCCTGAGTGAGATTCGTGAGTATGTGCACAAGTTCCGCGGCACAACAATGAGCTTTAAGAAGCCGCAGAGGTTCCACCTGCGGCTCGGGGGGCTGGAGGGCTCCTTCTATgaagggcaggaggagctgaaggagtACTGTGAGGTGCTCTACCTGAAGAAGCCCACCAGGATGGAGGTGGTGGGCACAGTGGATGACGTGCCCTGCCTGGCCATGGGGCAGCAGCTCGTCATCCTCGTCGCTGAGACCAAGGAGGTGTACGCTTACGAGGAGGACACGCTGCACAAGGTTGCCAAGAACATGGACGAGTTCCTGGATATTGGGCTGCAGAACCTAGGGAAAGAGGTCTACTACTGCGGAGAGAACGTAGTCGCACTG AGTGAGAAGGAACGGGACAGAGACCCAACAATCCAGCAGCTGCGGCAGAGTGCTCAGCGCTTCCTTGAGAGTGGCAAGAAGGAGTTCCAGCACGTCCTGGGCTCGCTGGAGAAAAAATCTCTTGTTGCTCATTAA
- the ARL16 gene encoding LOW QUALITY PROTEIN: ADP-ribosylation factor-like protein 16 (The sequence of the model RefSeq protein was modified relative to this genomic sequence to represent the inferred CDS: inserted 1 base in 1 codon) — protein MAGAALPVPTCLLLGATGVGKSLLGKRLRNIRASWGXGAGWGGRRFCSRLFLNAPARLCSRDGAEALGEPPATLPTVGTNLTDLALHRRVTLRELGGCMGPIWPSYYGECSAVLFVIDAANPTQVSSSCVQLLSLLSSEQLAAVPVLILFNKIDLPCYMSLVEMKSLFRMQDIVSCATQPITILETSARDGTGLADVLQWLQATLRDSS, from the exons ATGGCGGGCGCCGCGCTGCCGGTACCCACgtgcctgctgctgggggcGACGGGCGTCGGCAAGAGCCTGCTGGGCAAGCGGCTGCGCAATATCCGGGCGAGCTGGG GGGgcgcggggtggggggggcgcCGGTTCTGCTCCCGTCTTTTCCTTAACGCACCGGCACGGCTGTGCTCCCGGGACGGGGCCGAGGCGTTGGGCGAACCTCCGGCCACGCTGCCCACGGTGGGCACGAACCTGACGGACCTGGCGCTGCACAGGAGGGTGACGCTGCGGGAGCTGGGCGGCTGCATGGGCCCCATCTGGCCCAGCTACTACGGGGAGTGCAGCGCCGTGCTG TTCGTGATCGACGCCGCCAACCCGACCCAGGTCTCCTCGTcctgtgtgcagctgctgtcCCTCCTCTCCTCGGAGCAGCTCGCTGCCGTGCCCGTGCTGATCCTCTTCAACAAGAT TGACCTGCCCTGCTACATGTCGCTGGTGGAGATGAAGTCGCTGTTCCGCATGCAGGACATCGTCTCCTGTGCCACGCAGCCCATCACCATTCTGGAAACCAGTGCACGCGACGGCACTGGCCTGGCTGATGTCCTGCAGTGGCTTCAGGCCACCCTCAGGGACTCTAGCTGA
- the MRPL12 gene encoding large ribosomal subunit protein bL12m, whose product MLPAARMALPPRLARRTPLSWRWGAARPLGTGRARRRSEALAGAPLDTAAKQYSPKVRQLVRDIAGLTLLEVADLNALLKETLKIPDVALMPAGAAAHLPAQAAPQEEEEAVPMKKEKTLFTVRLTELKAADKVKLIKEVKNFVPGINLVQAKKLVESLPQEIKANASKEEAEKIKAALEAAGGTVVLE is encoded by the exons ATGCTGCCCGCCGCACGCATGGCGCTGCCGCCGCGCCTGGCCCGCCGCACGCCGCTCTCCTGGCGCTGGGGCGCGGCGCGGCCGCTGGGCACGGGCCGTGCTCGGAGGCGCTCGGAAGCGCTGGCCGGGGCGCCGCTGGACACGGCCGCCAAGCAGTACTCGCCCAAGGTGCGGCAGCTGGTGCGGGACATCGCGGGGCTGACGCTGCTGGAGGTCGCCGACCTCAACGCGCTGCTCAAG GAGACGCTGAAGATCCCGGATGTGGCGCTGATGCCCGCGGGCGCCGCCGCCCACCTGCCCGCACAGGCGGCCCCGCAG gaggaggaggaggccgTCCCCATGAAGAAGGAGAAGACGCTTTTCACCGTGCGGCTGACGGAGCTGAAGGCCGCCGACAAAGTGAAGCTCATTAAGGAGGTGAAGAACTTCGTGCCCGGCATAAACCTCGTGCAG GCAAAGAAGCTGGTGGAGTCCCTTCCGCAGGAGATCAAGGCCAACGCGTCCaaggaggaagcagagaagaTCAAGGCGGcgctggaggcagcaggagggacTGTGGTTCTGGAGTAG
- the LOC140260144 gene encoding uncharacterized protein isoform X2 encodes MSVRSQAVNSTTMTELEFEAPRETPVTRRGHAAPSQAVTPNRDQPPHPAPSFPSDRSLSEIREYVHKFRGTTMSFKKPQRFHLRLGGLEGSFYEGQEELKEYCEVLYLKKPTRMEVVGTVDDVPCLAMGQQLVILVAETKEVYAYEEDTLHKVAKNMDEFLDIGLQNLGKEVYYCGENVVALSEKERDRDPTIQQLRQSAQRFLESGKKEFQHVLGSLEKKSLVAH; translated from the exons ATGTCCGTGCGGTCACAAGCCGTTAACAG CACCACGATGACTGAACTGGAGTTTGAGGCCCCACGGGAAACTCCAGTCACCAGACGGGGTCACGCAGCTCCATCCCAGGCTGTAACTCCGAACAGGGACCAGCCGCCTCACCCAGCTCCCAGTTTCCCTTCAGATCGCAGCCTGAGTGAGATTCGTGAGTATGTGCACAAGTTCCGCGGCACAACAATGAGCTTTAAGAAGCCGCAGAGGTTCCACCTGCGGCTCGGGGGGCTGGAGGGCTCCTTCTATgaagggcaggaggagctgaaggagtACTGTGAGGTGCTCTACCTGAAGAAGCCCACCAGGATGGAGGTGGTGGGCACAGTGGATGACGTGCCCTGCCTGGCCATGGGGCAGCAGCTCGTCATCCTCGTCGCTGAGACCAAGGAGGTGTACGCTTACGAGGAGGACACGCTGCACAAGGTTGCCAAGAACATGGACGAGTTCCTGGATATTGGGCTGCAGAACCTAGGGAAAGAGGTCTACTACTGCGGAGAGAACGTAGTCGCACTG AGTGAGAAGGAACGGGACAGAGACCCAACAATCCAGCAGCTGCGGCAGAGTGCTCAGCGCTTCCTTGAGAGTGGCAAGAAGGAGTTCCAGCACGTCCTGGGCTCGCTGGAGAAAAAATCTCTTGTTGCTCATTAA
- the LOC140260130 gene encoding uncharacterized protein isoform X1, which translates to MLRDTPSPCSAIRCAVGLGPGGLFSTALLSFLSLPQNPDNAGFRNPAWVLAHKEEREKLYLMMSGNIFIRKFLELLDRQQPPEDIIRQYMEKVLHTVFFFGRLNQRQMSPDEFLDNDTFDVLQRKFPLSFQQYSTHLPSLTPYSILLQFGSDVAGCSTREKMENFLREFNKTVENAVNNTRELGFSNYIFKAAVVAYSSYREPGKPQTEASFRLFYGASLSCKGWKEKMIMISILCLRTWHKAVAFAVYHGKDNLAIVFPNEVQCSAFYYKSGAFMEKPPCVNCKNMFQVDFQPYEGDKRKKVGWPYGNCAENECLSKVLHGVPGLQEKITSTHTPPQPNNYKAIEEEFANIIEGDVRNQLKGLLQEKNFRSDLQFFEPQ; encoded by the exons ATGCTGAGGGACACCCCAAGCCCATGCAGTGCCATCAGGtgtgcagtggggctgggaccAGGGGGTCTGTTCAGCACTGCACTACTGAGCTTCCTCTCTCTCCCACAGAATCCTGACAATGCTGGATTTCGGAACCCTGCGTG GGTGCTGGCACAtaaagaagagagggaaaaactCTATCTGATGATGAGCGGGAATATATTCATCAGAAAGTTCTTGGAATTGCTGGATAGGCAGCAGCCACCTGAAGACATCATAAGGCAATACATGGAAAAG GTGCTGCACACAGTGTTCTTCTTTGGAAGGCTGAATCAGAGGCAGATGAGTCCCGATGAGTTCCTAGACAACGATACTTTCGATGTTCTGCAGAGGAAGTTCCCCCTGTCATTCCAGCAGTACAGCACCCACCTGCCCAGCCTGACACCGTActccatcctgctgcagttT GGCAGTGACGTAGCAGGCTGCAGCACcagagagaaaatggagaatTTCTTGCGTGAATTTAATAAAACAGTGGAAAACGCAGTGAACAACACACGTGAGCTGGGCTTCAGTAATTACATCTTCAAAGCCGCAGTTGTCGCTTACAGCTCCTACAGAGAACCTGGAAAACCTCAGACTGAAGCAAGCTTCCGTCTCTTTTATGGAGCATCTCTCTCCTGCAAAGGGTGGAAAGAGAAGATGATCATGATTAGCATCCTGTGCCTAAGGACGTGGCACAAAGCGGTGGCGTTCGCAGTGTACCACGGGAAGGACAATCTGGCCATTGTCTTTCCCAATGAAGTGCAGTGCTCTGCCTTCTACTACAAGAGTGGAGCCTTCATGGAAAAGCCGCCTTGCGTGAACTGCAAAAACATGTTTCAAGTCGACTTCCAGCCGTATGAGGgtgacaaaaggaagaaagttgGATGGCCGTATGGAAACTGTGCTGAGAATGAGTGCCTGAGCAAGGTGCTGCACGGtgtgccagggctgcaggagaaGATCACCTCAACACACACACCCCCACAGCCAAACAACTACAAGGCCATCGAGGAAGAGTTTGCAAACATAATAGAAGGAGATGTTAGAAATCAGCTGAAAGGCCTACTTCAGGAAAAGAATTTTCGTAGTGATCTGCAGTTCTTTGAACCACAGTGA
- the LOC140260130 gene encoding uncharacterized protein isoform X2, whose protein sequence is MSSAQNPDNAGFRNPAWVLAHKEEREKLYLMMSGNIFIRKFLELLDRQQPPEDIIRQYMEKVLHTVFFFGRLNQRQMSPDEFLDNDTFDVLQRKFPLSFQQYSTHLPSLTPYSILLQFGSDVAGCSTREKMENFLREFNKTVENAVNNTRELGFSNYIFKAAVVAYSSYREPGKPQTEASFRLFYGASLSCKGWKEKMIMISILCLRTWHKAVAFAVYHGKDNLAIVFPNEVQCSAFYYKSGAFMEKPPCVNCKNMFQVDFQPYEGDKRKKVGWPYGNCAENECLSKVLHGVPGLQEKITSTHTPPQPNNYKAIEEEFANIIEGDVRNQLKGLLQEKNFRSDLQFFEPQ, encoded by the exons ATGAGCTCAGCCCAG AATCCTGACAATGCTGGATTTCGGAACCCTGCGTG GGTGCTGGCACAtaaagaagagagggaaaaactCTATCTGATGATGAGCGGGAATATATTCATCAGAAAGTTCTTGGAATTGCTGGATAGGCAGCAGCCACCTGAAGACATCATAAGGCAATACATGGAAAAG GTGCTGCACACAGTGTTCTTCTTTGGAAGGCTGAATCAGAGGCAGATGAGTCCCGATGAGTTCCTAGACAACGATACTTTCGATGTTCTGCAGAGGAAGTTCCCCCTGTCATTCCAGCAGTACAGCACCCACCTGCCCAGCCTGACACCGTActccatcctgctgcagttT GGCAGTGACGTAGCAGGCTGCAGCACcagagagaaaatggagaatTTCTTGCGTGAATTTAATAAAACAGTGGAAAACGCAGTGAACAACACACGTGAGCTGGGCTTCAGTAATTACATCTTCAAAGCCGCAGTTGTCGCTTACAGCTCCTACAGAGAACCTGGAAAACCTCAGACTGAAGCAAGCTTCCGTCTCTTTTATGGAGCATCTCTCTCCTGCAAAGGGTGGAAAGAGAAGATGATCATGATTAGCATCCTGTGCCTAAGGACGTGGCACAAAGCGGTGGCGTTCGCAGTGTACCACGGGAAGGACAATCTGGCCATTGTCTTTCCCAATGAAGTGCAGTGCTCTGCCTTCTACTACAAGAGTGGAGCCTTCATGGAAAAGCCGCCTTGCGTGAACTGCAAAAACATGTTTCAAGTCGACTTCCAGCCGTATGAGGgtgacaaaaggaagaaagttgGATGGCCGTATGGAAACTGTGCTGAGAATGAGTGCCTGAGCAAGGTGCTGCACGGtgtgccagggctgcaggagaaGATCACCTCAACACACACACCCCCACAGCCAAACAACTACAAGGCCATCGAGGAAGAGTTTGCAAACATAATAGAAGGAGATGTTAGAAATCAGCTGAAAGGCCTACTTCAGGAAAAGAATTTTCGTAGTGATCTGCAGTTCTTTGAACCACAGTGA
- the HGS gene encoding hepatocyte growth factor-regulated tyrosine kinase substrate isoform X2, whose protein sequence is MGRGGGTFERLLDKATSQLLLETDWESILQICDMIRQGDTQAKYAVNAIKKKVNDKNPHVALYALEVMESVVKNCGQTVHDEVANKQTMEELKEILKRQVETSVRSKILNLIQAWAHAFRNEPKYKVVQDTYQIMKVEGHVFPEFKESDAMFAAERAPDWVDAEECHRCRVQFGVVTRKHHCRACGQIFCGKCSSKYSTIPKFGIEKEVRVCEPCYEHLNKKAEGKAAAASELPPEYLTSPLSQQSQLPPKRDETALQEEEELQLAIALSQSEAEEKERMRQKTSYSMYPKAEPTPVTSSAPPVGTLYSPPVNSSAPLAEDIEPELARYLNRNYWEKKQEEVRKSPTPSAPLSLTEPVAQPGEAHPAPLSVVEQYQNGESEENHEQFLKALQNAVTTFVNRMKSNHMRGRSITNDSAVLSLFQSINNMHPQLLELLNQLDERRMYYESLQDKLAQIRDARGALNALREEHREKVRRAAEEAERQRQIQLAQKLEIMRQKKQEYLEMQRQLAIQRLQEQEKERQMRLEQQKQTIQMRAQMPAFSLPYAQLQAMPAASGVIYQPSGPTSFPGTFSPAGSVEGSPMHSVYMNQAAQGSTGPYTAMPVTGTDPNVVNAYMYQPGAGSGQAAQQGQAVPTTTPAYSSYQPAATQGYQNAASQSQSIPAISQAPQSGAVGYMGSQSVSMGYQPYGMQGLMSALPGQEAALSSLPAQQSYLPGQQPLYQQMAPAGGPPQQQQQPQPTPAPVQQPQGSGEAQLISFD, encoded by the exons ATGGGGCGCGGCGGCGGCACCTTCGAGCGGCTTTTGG ACAAGGCCACGAGCCAACTCCTGCTGGAGACGGACTGGGAATCCATCCTGCAGATCTGCGACATGATCCGCCAGGGAGACACCCA AGCAAAATACGCCGTCAACGCCATCAAGAAGAAGGTCAACGACAAGAATCCCCACGTGGCGCTCTACGCGCTGGAG GTCATGGAGTCTGTGGTTAAAAACTGTGGCCAGACAGTTCACGATGAGGTagccaacaaacaaacaatggaggaactgaaagaaatactcAAG agACAAGTGGAAACAAGTGTCCGCAGTAAGATTCTGAACCTTATCCAGGCCTGGGCTCACGCCTTCCGCAACGAGCCCAAGTACAAGGTGGTGCAGGACACCTATCAGATAATGAAGGTTGAAG GTCATGTGTTTCCAGAGTTCAAGGAAAGTGATGCCATGTTTGCTGCAGAAAGG GCTCCAGACTGGGTGGATGCTGAGGAGTGTCACAGGTGTCGAGTGCAGTTTGGTGTGGTGACACGGAAG catcactgcagggCCTGTGGGCAGATCTTCTGTGGCAAGTGTTCCTCCAAGTATTCCACCATCCCCAAGTTCGGGATTGAGAAGGAAGTGAGAGTGTGTGAGCCCTGTTACGAGCATCTCAACAA gaaagctgagggtaaagctgctgctgcctctgaacTGCCCCCTGAGTACTTGACCAGCCCCCTCTCTCAGCAGTCCCAG CTGCCCCCAAAGCGTGATGAGACAGCTctgcaagaagaggaagagctcCAGCTAGCCATTGCCTTATCTCAGTCAGAGGCCGAGGAGAAGGAGAGGATG AGGCAGAAGACAAGTTACTCCATGTACCCGAAGGCTGAGCCCACACCCGTCACATCATCAGCTCCGCCAGTGGGCACGCTCTATTCCCCACCTGTG AATTCTTCTGCTCCCCTGGCTGAGGACATTGAGCCTGAG CTGGCTCGGTACCTGAACCGCAACTactgggagaagaaacaagAGGAAGTTCGCAAGAGCCCCACCCCATCAGCACCTCTGTCTCTCACAGAACCAGTTGCTCAGCCTGGGGAAGCCCACCCTGCCCCACTCAGTGTTGTTGAG CAGTACCAGAATGGTGAGTCGGAGGAGAACCACGAGCAGTTTCTGAAGGCTCTGCAAAATGCGGTCACCACGTTTGTCAACCGCATGAAGAGTAACCACATGCGAGGCCGCAGCATCACCAACGACTCTGCCGTATTGTCCCTCTTCCAGTCCATTAACAACATGCAcccccagctgctggagctgctcaaCCAGCTGGATGAGCGCAGAA tgTACTATGAAAGCCTGCAGGACAAACTGGCCCAGATCCGGGATGCGCGTGGTGCTCTGAATGCACTGCGGGAGGAGCATCGGGAGAAGGTGCGGCgtgcagcagaggaagcagagcGCCAGCGCCAGATCCAGCTGGCCCAGAAGCTGGAGAtaatgagacagaaaaagcag GAGTACCTGGAGATGCAGCGTCAGTTGGCCATCCAGCGACTGCAAGAGCAGGAGAAGGAGAGGCAGATGCGCCTGGAACAGCAGAAGCAGACCATCCAGATGAGAGCCCAGATGCCAGCTTTCTCACTGCCTTATGCCCAG CTCCAGGCCATGCCAGCAGCCAGTGGAGTGATCTACCAGCCCTCTGGGCCCACTAGCTTCCCCGGCACCTTCAGCCCCGCTGGCTCTGTGGAGGGCTCTCCCATGCACAGTGTATACATGAACCAGGCAGCACAGGGGAGCACAGGACCATATACAGCAATGCCTGTCACTGGGACAG ATCCCAATGTGGTGAATGCCTACATGTACCAACCAGGGGCAGGCAGCGGGCAGGCGGCTCAGCAGGGGCAGGCAGTGCCCACTACAACCCCAGCATACTCGTCCTATCAGCCAGCTGCAACACAGGGCTACCAG AATGCAGCATCGCAGTCACAGAGCATCCCTGCCATCTCGCAGGCTCCTCAGTCAGGGGCTGTGGGCTACATGGGAAGCCAGTCGGTCTCCATGGGGTACCAGCCCTATGGCATGCAG GGCCTCATGTCGGCGCTGCCAGGCCaagaagcagcactgagcagcctgcCCGCACAGCAGTCCTACCTGCCTGGCCAGCAGCCCCTGTACCAGCAG ATGGCCCCGGCCGGAGggcccccccagcagcagcagcagcctcagcccaCGCCGGCACCGGTGCAGCAGCCGCAGGGCAGCGGAGAGGCCCAGCTCATCTCGTTTGACTGA